From Fundulus heteroclitus isolate FHET01 unplaced genomic scaffold, MU-UCD_Fhet_4.1 scaffold_42, whole genome shotgun sequence, one genomic window encodes:
- the LOC118560370 gene encoding uncharacterized protein LOC118560370: MEHCILTDETTQGTSGGTIVTHGATGTTTSTLQTDLQTDQGPADGTPVFTFGSLTDEEMAHLGVAVLPVEASPTCLTPPPTYAIIFDNLDFFVRTHHQSVVRGNKSLHWIHHLVVEDRVPSHYLSKDKPTQPIMEYDIGDSLPGPETQAHMRREHIVLGSRILTQHLDAFKPFSRVVVRHIPHKFSKIMSEASTHYPLGILFKDENKSGDLVDVLQHLQKEYAPKGPDGLKSILVGGDRLTEGNSRNLQWSFAEGESVEDRLEGLVFKFEDWHAIRNLFEIYHKVFFKEGSERDHGTLLSNMNRLRTILCADELQPP; this comes from the exons ATGGAACATTGCATTTTAACAG ATGAAACTACCCAAGGCACTTCAGGTGGCACCATTGTGACACATGGAGCTACTGGCACCACTACCAGCACTTTACAGACAGATCTGCAGACTGACCAGGGGCCTGCCGATGGCACACCTGTGTTCACCTTCGGTTCACTTACTGATGAGGAAATGGCACATCTGGGTGTTGCAGTATTGCCCGTCGAAGCATCACCAACATGCTTAACTCCACCACCTACATATGCCATCATATTTGATAATCTTGACTTCTTTGTTCGCACACACCACCAGTCTGTCGTCCGAGGGAACAAGTCACTTCACTGGATCCACCACCTTGTCGTGGAAGATAGAGTGCCTTCACATTATCTCAGCAAGGACAAGCCCACTCAGCCAATCATGGAGTACGACATTGGGGACTCCCTCCCGGGTCCTGAAACCCAGGCCCATATGCGCCGTGAACACATAGTCCTGGGCAGCCGTATCCTCACACAGCACTTAGATGCCTTCAAGCCATTCTCAAGAGTCGTGGTTCGTCACATCCCTCACAAGTTTTCAAAGATTATGTCAGAGGCCTCCACCCAC TACCCTCTTGGAATCCTGTTCAAGGATGAAAACAAATCTGGAGACTTGGTGGATGTTCTACAGCACCTCCAGAAAGA GTATGCTCCAAAGGGCCCAGATGGACTGAAGAGCATTCTAGTCGGCGGTGACCGGCTGACGGAGGGGAACAGTAGGAACCTTCAGTGGAGCTTTGCTGAAGGGGAAAGTGTGGAAGACCGACTTGAAGGGCTTGTTTTCAAGTTTGAGGACTGGCATGCAATCCGAAACTTGTTTGAG ATCTATCACAAGGTCTTCTTCAAAGAGGGCTCTGAAAGAGATCATGGGACACTGCTTTCTAACATGAACAGGCTGAG gacTATTCTTTGTGCAGATGAACTCCAGCCACCATGA